One genomic window of Gemmatimonadales bacterium includes the following:
- a CDS encoding permease prefix domain 2-containing transporter, which translates to MTRTPPPDARLLLSTLIGTHPYRDSILGDLEEQYAERLESTGEAAARQWYRREVVRSIIPFVAMRGAACRSALRVVAAVLAAYAGTLGLIAALVPPLERIAAVRGAPPFGLGYLVLLTIIGAMAGYAAARFAAKDARLGAQILLIVTLAIGAGHVAKGAPSERWLRAVKVIMLATAFAAGAAAASRRHRSSSLPRTGSIR; encoded by the coding sequence ATGACGCGTACGCCCCCGCCTGACGCCCGACTGTTGCTGTCGACGCTCATAGGCACGCACCCGTATCGCGACAGCATTCTTGGTGATCTGGAAGAGCAATACGCAGAACGTCTCGAATCCACCGGCGAGGCCGCCGCCCGCCAGTGGTATCGCCGTGAGGTAGTCCGCTCGATCATCCCGTTCGTGGCAATGCGAGGTGCGGCCTGCCGGTCAGCGCTTCGCGTCGTCGCGGCGGTGCTCGCGGCGTACGCCGGAACCCTCGGCCTCATTGCGGCCCTGGTTCCACCGCTCGAGCGGATCGCTGCAGTTCGTGGTGCCCCGCCATTTGGTCTCGGCTATCTCGTGTTGCTGACAATCATTGGCGCAATGGCCGGGTACGCCGCCGCGCGCTTTGCCGCCAAGGATGCCAGGCTGGGTGCGCAGATCCTGTTGATTGTCACGCTGGCCATAGGAGCCGGTCACGTCGCAAAGGGTGCGCCATCCGAACGCTGGTTGCGCGCGGTCAAGGTGATCATGCTTGCGACCGCGTTCGCCGCCGGAGCGGCCGCCGCATCGAGGCGACATCGATCATCTTCACTGCCCAGGACAGGATCGATCCGATGA
- a CDS encoding alpha/beta hydrolase-fold protein → MKLSARTIAIALCLSPAFAPNARGQYAARPQPAVAGLVAAFAQHPVVAIAEAHSLREAGDLYVALVRDPEFQRTVNDIVVEFASRQSQALLDRYVVAGDSVAEDTLRTIWRNTTKVAGWDSPVYTRWLTAIRDVNRKLPAGHRIRVLAGDTRVDWQALHTPADWAALGDNNVSFADVIINDVLKKRHKALVVLGSNHLMHGGSPRDGTPNTTSRVEAQFPGAMYVALEFTGWPGGDTTGMRIASERWPNRSIAAVAGTWLAPVLVGSNNYRFDALADGLLYLGPAEAFHREEMPPSYYDQAYITEVPRRSWIEFGDSARLAGLMPVGQVIEHQVPSRVLPRDRHVWVYIPPGYRMADSASTSLLIAFDGGVYTGDIPLPRILDSLITAKAIPSTVAVMIDNASGPERIADLGNRVPFATFVTDELVPWMRTHYGVTHAPERTVITGSSAGGLASAYIALRRPDIVGNVVSQSGAFWRGIDASDGPPFELITHQVTAAPRANIRFFLDVGSTESTGAMGGTAPSILDANRHLRSALISKGYAVTYFEVPGGAHAPDSWRKRLPIDLAAALRVR, encoded by the coding sequence ATGAAACTGTCAGCCCGTACGATCGCTATCGCACTCTGCCTTTCCCCAGCGTTCGCGCCCAATGCTCGCGGTCAATACGCCGCGCGGCCGCAACCAGCCGTCGCCGGACTCGTCGCGGCGTTTGCCCAGCATCCCGTGGTGGCAATCGCGGAGGCACACTCGCTGCGCGAAGCGGGCGATCTGTATGTCGCGCTGGTGCGTGACCCGGAGTTTCAGCGAACCGTCAACGATATCGTGGTCGAATTCGCGAGCCGGCAGTCACAGGCGTTGCTCGACCGCTACGTCGTTGCGGGAGATTCCGTGGCCGAGGACACGTTGCGGACGATCTGGCGGAACACCACGAAGGTGGCCGGCTGGGACTCGCCCGTGTACACGCGGTGGCTTACCGCAATTCGCGATGTCAATCGAAAGCTTCCCGCCGGCCACAGGATCCGCGTGCTCGCCGGAGACACGCGCGTGGACTGGCAGGCATTGCACACACCCGCAGACTGGGCCGCACTGGGCGACAACAACGTGTCGTTCGCGGATGTGATCATCAACGACGTCCTGAAGAAGCGGCACAAGGCACTCGTCGTCCTCGGCAGCAATCACCTGATGCACGGCGGCTCGCCGCGTGACGGCACGCCCAATACCACGTCACGCGTCGAGGCGCAGTTTCCCGGGGCGATGTACGTGGCACTCGAGTTTACCGGATGGCCAGGAGGCGACACCACCGGCATGCGCATCGCCAGCGAACGCTGGCCCAACAGGAGTATTGCTGCGGTGGCCGGGACGTGGCTCGCCCCGGTGCTCGTCGGCAGCAACAATTACCGATTCGATGCGCTCGCCGATGGGCTGCTCTATCTCGGCCCCGCAGAGGCGTTTCATCGGGAAGAGATGCCGCCGTCATACTACGATCAGGCATACATCACCGAAGTGCCGCGACGTTCGTGGATCGAGTTTGGCGATTCAGCTCGCCTGGCAGGACTGATGCCGGTTGGACAGGTTATCGAACATCAGGTGCCGAGCCGAGTGTTGCCGCGGGACCGGCATGTGTGGGTATATATACCGCCGGGATATCGCATGGCGGACAGCGCCAGCACGTCGCTGCTGATCGCGTTCGATGGAGGCGTCTACACCGGCGACATTCCGCTTCCACGGATCCTCGATTCGCTGATCACCGCGAAAGCGATTCCGTCGACTGTGGCTGTCATGATCGACAATGCTTCGGGTCCGGAACGCATTGCCGACCTCGGCAATCGTGTTCCGTTCGCGACCTTCGTGACCGACGAGCTGGTGCCGTGGATGCGAACTCACTACGGCGTCACCCACGCGCCGGAACGGACGGTTATCACGGGGTCGAGCGCGGGTGGGCTCGCGTCAGCCTACATCGCGTTGCGCCGCCCGGATATTGTCGGCAACGTGGTCTCGCAGAGCGGCGCCTTCTGGCGCGGCATTGACGCGAGCGATGGCCCGCCATTCGAGCTGATTACACATCAAGTAACCGCTGCTCCGCGCGCGAACATCCGGTTCTTCCTGGATGTCGGTTCCACCGAATCGACGGGGGCAATGGGCGGGACGGCGCCATCCATTCTCGATGCGAATCGCCATCTGCGGAGTGCCTTGATTTCGAAAGGATACGCTGTGACATATTTCGAGGTGCCGGGCGGCGCTCACGCGCCGGATTCATGGCGGAAACGGCTTCCCATCGACTTGGCCGCCGCGCTGAGGGTGAGGTGA
- a CDS encoding cupin domain-containing protein — MTTAPERHVLPEGAGLRLQSGPGRDLIFKVTGDDTNGAFDYFIVEVAPHGGPPLHVHHRQEETIHVLTGKFKVRIGESTYSLDEGGFAYLPAGVPHAFLNLTAEPAEIIVVYTPGGGHRFYEDLGPVARNPASTRQEIADVFERHGMTLLGAPLTAD, encoded by the coding sequence ATGACAACCGCCCCCGAACGGCATGTCCTCCCTGAAGGCGCCGGACTTCGCCTTCAATCCGGCCCGGGCCGCGACCTGATCTTCAAGGTCACTGGCGACGACACCAACGGCGCCTTCGACTACTTCATCGTCGAGGTGGCACCGCATGGCGGGCCACCGCTTCACGTTCATCACCGGCAAGAAGAGACGATTCACGTGCTCACGGGGAAGTTCAAGGTCCGGATCGGCGAATCGACCTATAGTCTCGACGAGGGAGGCTTCGCGTATCTCCCGGCCGGCGTACCCCACGCGTTTCTCAACCTCACCGCCGAACCAGCGGAGATCATCGTGGTGTACACGCCGGGCGGCGGCCACAGATTCTACGAGGATCTCGGTCCGGTGGCGCGGAATCCAGCATCGACTCGCCAGGAAATCGCCGACGTCTTCGAGCGACATGGGATGACACTGCTGGGGGCGCCGCTCACGGCGGACTAG
- a CDS encoding HXXEE domain-containing protein encodes MKYYRHNWYHVGGILFVALAFLLGFRGSSFSTIQLILILSFMAMLAHQVEEYAYPGGFPTVSNTIMFGEKAHPDRYPLNANQCMISNVFLTYPFYILAICFPGMIWLGLAQIGLGLFQTLAHVVVIPIKQRRLYNPGFATNVLLFWPIGAWYIWYVVTNNLATTEDFILGGIGVFAAALVLFLLPIILLRNKESKYPFSEAEMTRGARGAGRSSS; translated from the coding sequence ATGAAATACTACCGCCACAACTGGTACCATGTCGGAGGAATCCTTTTCGTCGCCCTTGCGTTTCTCTTGGGCTTCCGGGGGAGCAGCTTCAGCACCATTCAGCTAATCCTCATCTTGAGCTTCATGGCGATGCTGGCTCACCAGGTCGAGGAATATGCCTACCCCGGAGGATTTCCTACGGTATCGAACACGATCATGTTCGGAGAGAAGGCGCATCCAGACAGATACCCGTTGAACGCCAACCAGTGCATGATCAGCAACGTCTTTTTGACCTACCCCTTCTATATCCTGGCAATCTGTTTCCCCGGTATGATCTGGCTCGGCCTAGCCCAGATCGGTCTCGGCCTGTTTCAGACGCTCGCCCATGTCGTCGTGATTCCCATCAAGCAGAGAAGGCTCTACAACCCGGGGTTCGCGACAAACGTCCTCCTCTTCTGGCCGATCGGCGCCTGGTACATCTGGTATGTGGTGACGAACAATCTTGCGACGACGGAAGACTTCATCCTTGGGGGCATCGGTGTGTTCGCCGCCGCGCTGGTGTTGTTCCTCTTGCCGATCATCCTCCTTCGCAACAAGGAATCGAAGTATCCGTTTTCAGAAGCGGAAATGACGAGGGGTGCTCGCGGGGCGGGGCGTTCCTCCTCGTGA
- a CDS encoding NmrA/HSCARG family protein has product MPDKLILITGATGHQGGATLRHLVKRGGFMLRALTRKPESDAAKALAAAGVEIVAGDLDDDASLARALDDAWGVYSVQNTWEAGVEKEEIQGKRLAQLARDQGVQRFVYASVSSAQKDTGIPHFDNKFRIEQTVKGLGFPSYAIIRPVFFMENLLSPWSLAGDKLAMGLAPDTKLQMIAVDDIGKFGAKAFADADRMENAEVDIAGDSVTMTEAAAALSPVVGKALTYQQIPIEQVRQQSEDVALMTEWFERVGYSADIAGTEQRYGIRALTFTDWVRTLPRHA; this is encoded by the coding sequence ATGCCTGACAAACTGATCTTGATCACCGGCGCGACGGGACATCAGGGCGGCGCGACGCTCCGTCACCTTGTGAAGCGCGGCGGGTTCATGCTTCGTGCGCTCACACGTAAACCCGAATCCGACGCGGCGAAGGCCCTCGCCGCCGCTGGCGTCGAAATCGTCGCGGGCGATCTCGACGATGATGCTTCGCTGGCGCGCGCGCTCGACGATGCATGGGGAGTCTACTCGGTGCAGAATACGTGGGAAGCCGGGGTCGAGAAGGAAGAGATCCAGGGGAAGCGCCTCGCGCAACTCGCCCGCGACCAGGGCGTGCAGCGGTTCGTGTACGCGTCCGTCAGCTCGGCCCAGAAGGACACCGGCATTCCGCACTTCGACAACAAGTTCCGTATCGAACAGACGGTCAAGGGACTTGGCTTCCCGTCATACGCGATCATCCGCCCGGTGTTCTTCATGGAGAACCTCCTCTCGCCGTGGTCGCTTGCCGGGGACAAGCTCGCCATGGGGCTGGCACCTGATACAAAGTTGCAGATGATTGCCGTCGACGACATCGGCAAATTCGGTGCGAAGGCCTTTGCTGATGCTGACCGGATGGAGAACGCCGAAGTCGACATCGCTGGCGACTCCGTTACGATGACCGAAGCTGCTGCCGCACTTTCGCCGGTCGTCGGCAAGGCGCTCACGTACCAGCAGATCCCGATCGAGCAGGTGCGCCAGCAGAGCGAGGACGTGGCACTCATGACCGAATGGTTCGAGAGGGTCGGCTACTCAGCCGACATCGCGGGAACGGAACAGCGGTATGGGATTCGCGCGCTGACGTTCACCGACTGGGTTCGCACGCTGCCGCGCCACGCATAG
- a CDS encoding NTP transferase domain-containing protein gives MPSSSPRAAGRGRRLGDLGTGMPKCLLPINGRSSLDLYASAFERAGVIDEVIVVGGYRINDVRNSLPAGFRLIDNPDYATTNSLASLALALQSIPADDDIAVFNADVIYQPDLLGRFVRSPRRTAMLIDELRDHDPNEYQVRVVDGMIARLSPLIPPEESFGQDAQAFRIAPEHLPLVRDFVQQELDGGGRTTLYSGWVLTMLAKQGLLHPVYTNGQMWSEFDTAHDYQRCVELATAEEGRTPFFGSYGLDDTAPVTNADEDVVELAQLERRSFGSLARRTWDAVAHGKLPWRLQWLAELPAALRASPRRALRWMMPLATRSMTRESFRLQVHGARMMADVMDAAAEVGIRPYLMWGTLLGCIREGGFIRGDHDVDLGVADGEFERIPELTALMLAREYTLRAETDTKVSFIHPKVPLWIDLDRLVESRDHFWIPDPPGQNAFRHAYWFPRPSFETLSVRRFEGVDVFVPDGAEEILTAIYGTWWIPQQKRHFQRGPLNLMMQEQPVGSVVER, from the coding sequence TTGCCATCATCCTCGCCGCGGGCCGCGGGCCGCGGCAGGCGGCTCGGCGATCTCGGCACCGGGATGCCGAAGTGCCTCCTGCCGATCAACGGGCGATCGTCGCTCGATCTCTACGCCAGCGCCTTCGAGCGCGCCGGGGTGATCGACGAGGTCATCGTGGTGGGCGGCTACCGGATCAATGATGTTCGCAACAGTCTCCCCGCCGGCTTTCGCCTGATCGACAACCCCGACTACGCCACCACAAACAGCCTGGCGTCACTCGCACTGGCACTGCAGTCGATTCCCGCTGACGACGACATCGCGGTCTTCAACGCGGATGTGATCTATCAGCCCGATCTCCTCGGCCGCTTCGTGCGATCGCCGCGACGGACGGCGATGCTGATCGACGAGCTCCGAGATCATGACCCGAACGAGTACCAGGTACGGGTCGTCGATGGCATGATCGCGCGCCTCAGTCCGTTGATCCCGCCCGAAGAGTCGTTCGGCCAGGACGCGCAGGCGTTCAGGATCGCACCAGAGCATTTGCCATTGGTCCGCGACTTCGTGCAGCAGGAGCTCGACGGCGGCGGCCGCACCACGCTTTACAGCGGCTGGGTCCTGACCATGCTTGCCAAGCAGGGCCTGCTCCATCCGGTGTACACCAACGGCCAGATGTGGAGCGAGTTCGATACTGCCCACGATTACCAGCGATGTGTCGAACTCGCGACCGCGGAAGAAGGACGGACGCCGTTCTTCGGATCGTACGGCCTCGACGACACCGCGCCGGTCACCAACGCAGATGAGGATGTCGTGGAGCTGGCGCAGTTGGAACGCCGGTCGTTCGGCTCGCTGGCGCGGCGCACGTGGGATGCGGTTGCACATGGCAAGCTGCCGTGGCGCCTGCAGTGGCTCGCGGAGTTGCCGGCGGCCCTGCGTGCCTCACCGCGACGGGCGCTGCGCTGGATGATGCCACTGGCGACTCGCTCGATGACGAGGGAGAGTTTCCGCCTCCAGGTGCACGGCGCACGGATGATGGCGGACGTGATGGACGCAGCGGCGGAGGTCGGCATCCGGCCGTACCTGATGTGGGGGACACTCCTCGGCTGCATTCGCGAGGGCGGCTTCATTCGCGGCGATCATGACGTCGATCTCGGCGTTGCCGACGGGGAGTTCGAACGAATCCCCGAATTGACTGCCCTGATGCTTGCGCGGGAATACACGCTGCGTGCAGAGACCGACACCAAGGTGTCGTTCATCCATCCGAAGGTCCCACTCTGGATCGACCTCGACCGATTGGTCGAGTCCCGCGATCACTTCTGGATCCCCGATCCGCCAGGACAGAACGCGTTCAGACATGCATACTGGTTTCCACGCCCCTCCTTCGAGACGCTGTCGGTGCGCCGCTTCGAAGGGGTCGATGTATTCGTGCCGGATGGCGCGGAGGAGATCCTGACGGCGATCTACGGAACGTGGTGGATTCCGCAGCAGAAGCGCCACTTCCAGCGCGGCCCGCTCAATCTGATGATGCAGGAACAGCCGGTCGGCTCAGTCGTCGAACGTTAG
- a CDS encoding ABC transporter ATP-binding protein, whose product MLDVAVVKRLGAFRLDVAFSVDAGTTLVVVGESGSGKSTLLRLLAGLEVPDNGSIALDDVVYADAARDLMMPPWQRAIGFVPQDYALFPHLTVFENVAFGLRAMRTDRAEIESRVAESLEQLGIAKLAGARPRELSGGQQQRVALSRALVLRPQLLLLDEPMSALDLATRRSIRTALRAILESLACATVYATHAPSEALILGDRIAALEDGRITQIGSRDEFVRRPRSPYVAAFLGVNLLSGTMVERAPAPGGDGEWRRVATTWGDLWCAAPAPGNGDAVTLTISPDVITLHRERPADRRGINVVQGELLEIVPAHGGRQTLMTLDGEPVLSAVLNSDLTTFGIPRIGETLWATFDASAVTLTFDD is encoded by the coding sequence ATGCTCGACGTCGCGGTCGTTAAGCGTCTCGGCGCTTTCCGGCTCGACGTCGCGTTCTCCGTCGACGCAGGGACGACGCTCGTCGTTGTCGGTGAGAGCGGATCGGGGAAGAGCACGCTGCTGCGGCTGCTCGCGGGGCTGGAAGTCCCCGACAACGGATCGATCGCACTCGACGATGTGGTGTACGCAGACGCCGCGCGCGATCTCATGATGCCACCGTGGCAGCGTGCCATCGGCTTTGTGCCGCAGGATTACGCGCTCTTCCCTCATCTGACCGTGTTCGAGAACGTCGCCTTCGGTTTGCGTGCGATGAGGACCGATCGGGCCGAGATCGAGTCTCGCGTGGCAGAATCACTGGAACAGCTGGGGATCGCGAAGCTCGCCGGCGCGCGCCCGCGAGAACTGTCGGGTGGTCAGCAGCAACGCGTGGCACTCTCGCGTGCGCTGGTCCTTCGGCCGCAACTCCTCCTCCTCGACGAGCCGATGTCGGCGCTCGATCTCGCGACCCGGCGGTCGATCAGGACAGCACTCCGCGCGATCCTCGAATCGCTCGCTTGCGCGACGGTCTATGCCACTCACGCGCCGTCGGAAGCACTCATTCTCGGCGATCGGATCGCGGCGCTCGAAGATGGACGAATCACGCAGATCGGCAGTCGAGACGAGTTCGTGAGGCGGCCGCGGTCGCCGTACGTCGCGGCGTTTCTTGGCGTGAACCTCCTGAGTGGCACGATGGTGGAACGCGCTCCGGCCCCCGGCGGCGATGGCGAGTGGCGGCGCGTCGCCACGACATGGGGAGATCTCTGGTGTGCGGCGCCGGCGCCAGGGAACGGCGATGCCGTGACACTCACGATTTCCCCCGATGTGATCACGCTGCATCGCGAACGGCCGGCGGATCGGCGGGGCATCAACGTGGTGCAGGGCGAGTTGCTCGAAATCGTTCCGGCGCACGGCGGCCGGCAGACCCTGATGACACTCGATGGTGAGCCGGTGCTCAGCGCAGTCCTGAATAGTGACCTGACGACATTCGGCATTCCTCGAATCGGCGAGACGCTCTGGGCAACGTTCGACGCGAGCGCGGTGACGCTAACGTTCGACGACTGA
- a CDS encoding ABC transporter permease encodes MRSFALRFVVAVAIAALLVILALPLVALLFRVPPASLWHYIQQPIVIEALKLSLFTSVIATIAVATLGIPVAYLLATYHFRGKRLVEVLVELPIVLPPTVAGVGLLLAFGRAGIAGKALSALGLSIPFTTLAVILAQLFVATPYFISAVVAGLREVEPKYRDVAMTLRASPMHLFRRVLLPLALPSLLAGAAMSWARALGEFGATITFAGNLMGRTQTMPLAVYSALQSDLDSAVALAVLLILFSFAILAALRFAPWGAAIGGRDSDARRRGR; translated from the coding sequence GTGCGATCGTTCGCGCTGCGATTTGTCGTCGCGGTTGCGATCGCGGCACTCCTCGTCATTCTCGCGCTACCGCTTGTGGCGCTCCTCTTCAGGGTGCCACCAGCTTCGCTCTGGCATTACATCCAGCAGCCGATCGTGATCGAGGCGCTCAAGCTCTCGCTCTTCACCAGCGTGATCGCCACGATCGCCGTCGCAACGCTCGGAATCCCGGTCGCCTATCTTCTCGCCACCTATCACTTCCGTGGCAAGCGGTTGGTCGAAGTGCTGGTCGAACTGCCGATCGTCCTGCCGCCGACGGTGGCCGGTGTCGGGCTCCTGCTGGCGTTCGGGCGGGCCGGGATCGCCGGGAAGGCGCTGAGCGCGCTTGGTCTGTCGATTCCGTTCACCACGCTGGCAGTGATCCTCGCGCAGCTCTTCGTGGCGACGCCGTACTTCATCTCGGCGGTGGTCGCGGGGCTGCGCGAAGTCGAACCGAAATATCGTGATGTCGCGATGACGCTCCGTGCCTCGCCGATGCATCTCTTCCGGCGCGTGCTGCTGCCGCTGGCGCTGCCATCGCTCCTCGCGGGTGCGGCGATGTCGTGGGCGCGGGCGCTCGGCGAGTTCGGCGCCACGATCACCTTCGCCGGCAACCTGATGGGGCGCACGCAGACGATGCCGCTCGCAGTCTATTCCGCGCTGCAGAGCGACCTCGACAGCGCGGTGGCGCTCGCCGTCCTCCTGATCCTCTTCTCCTTTGCGATCCTCGCCGCACTCCGCTTTGCGCCATGGGGCGCGGCGATCGGCGGCAGGGACTCCGATGCTCGACGTCGCGGTCGTTAA
- the modA gene encoding molybdate ABC transporter substrate-binding protein, translating to MIATMQSLMLVTMVGAIIPPGKPAPQREKVTVFAAASLTAAFNEIADTLRHHDPTVEIAFNFAGSQALALQIQQGAPADVFASADDHWMKVVHDAGLTKGAPAVFVHNHLVVIVPKENPAHIVTLHDLAKPGVKLVLADPAVPVGHYARTTIDALAKQPGFPANYAEDVNARVVSNEDNVKGVVAKVQLGEADAGIVYLSDVTPAVAKAVTRIAIPEPANPLADYPIAVLRRSTSKAAEAFVQLVLSPSGQDVLARNGFVPVRASH from the coding sequence GTGATCGCCACGATGCAGAGCCTCATGCTGGTCACGATGGTGGGTGCCATCATTCCACCCGGCAAACCGGCGCCGCAACGCGAGAAGGTGACGGTCTTCGCGGCGGCGTCGCTCACGGCAGCGTTCAACGAGATCGCGGATACGCTGAGGCATCACGATCCGACTGTCGAGATCGCGTTCAACTTCGCCGGATCACAGGCGCTTGCGCTGCAGATCCAGCAAGGCGCTCCCGCCGACGTCTTCGCCTCCGCCGACGATCACTGGATGAAGGTGGTGCACGACGCCGGCCTGACGAAGGGCGCGCCTGCGGTCTTCGTGCACAATCACCTCGTCGTGATCGTGCCGAAGGAGAATCCGGCGCACATCGTGACGCTTCACGATCTTGCAAAGCCCGGCGTCAAGCTGGTCCTCGCCGATCCCGCCGTGCCTGTCGGACACTATGCCCGCACGACGATCGACGCATTGGCGAAGCAGCCCGGCTTCCCGGCTAATTACGCCGAGGACGTCAACGCCCGCGTCGTCTCGAATGAAGACAACGTGAAGGGTGTGGTCGCGAAGGTGCAACTCGGCGAGGCCGATGCGGGGATCGTCTACCTCTCCGACGTCACTCCCGCCGTGGCGAAGGCGGTAACCCGGATCGCAATCCCCGAGCCCGCGAATCCGCTGGCCGACTATCCGATTGCAGTACTCAGGCGCTCGACCAGCAAAGCGGCGGAGGCGTTCGTGCAGCTCGTCCTCTCGCCAAGCGGCCAGGACGTGCTGGCGCGGAACGGCTTCGTCCCCGTGCGAGCGAGCCACTGA
- a CDS encoding ABC transporter permease, which yields MNLGRVLAIMERELRKFVRSPLVLVMTGLMPLLNLLVLGNAFAGRITHLSVAMVDEDGGPAGRRVREAFYVLQANGDMVEPVEYADEQSAVHDVRSGKVQGALVIPPHFSRDVYSGQKPEVGILLDNTDNFISSTLHGLAQGAVTEAVRDRPEPRLTPAVNLEPVELYPYIPYARYMLPGVISLGLFMSVMIGGAIMYLDDKQRGVHEGYLVTPITKLELLMGQNIAGTIKATLGGVLIIVAGGLGAGATAVLEPGRLLALIVLVAISSFAFMAMTSCLVARMNNPIAPRALFGMLNTLLYFPSGAIYPVKALPGWLRVVSMIDPFTYAVHALRVLLLKGAAVTVILPDILFLLGFAVLMFAGSVMLFRRTL from the coding sequence GTGAACCTCGGCCGCGTCCTCGCGATCATGGAGCGCGAGCTGCGCAAGTTCGTGCGCTCGCCACTGGTGCTTGTGATGACGGGGTTGATGCCGCTCCTCAATCTCCTGGTGCTCGGCAACGCCTTTGCCGGGAGGATCACGCATCTCTCGGTGGCAATGGTCGACGAAGATGGCGGCCCCGCGGGGCGCCGCGTGCGCGAGGCGTTCTACGTCCTCCAGGCCAACGGCGACATGGTCGAGCCGGTCGAGTACGCCGACGAACAATCGGCGGTGCACGACGTGCGCAGCGGCAAGGTGCAGGGAGCGCTGGTCATTCCGCCACACTTCTCCCGCGATGTGTATTCGGGCCAGAAACCCGAAGTCGGGATCCTCCTCGACAACACCGACAACTTCATCTCCTCCACGTTGCACGGGCTGGCGCAGGGCGCAGTGACGGAAGCGGTGCGCGATCGCCCGGAGCCGCGGCTCACGCCGGCGGTGAATCTCGAACCGGTGGAGTTGTATCCGTACATCCCATACGCGCGCTACATGCTCCCCGGCGTGATCTCGCTGGGCCTCTTCATGTCGGTCATGATCGGCGGCGCGATCATGTATCTCGACGACAAGCAGCGCGGCGTGCACGAGGGGTATCTCGTCACGCCGATCACCAAGCTCGAGCTGCTGATGGGGCAGAACATCGCCGGGACGATCAAGGCGACCCTCGGCGGCGTGCTGATCATCGTGGCCGGCGGTCTCGGCGCGGGCGCCACGGCAGTGCTCGAACCGGGGCGCCTGCTGGCGTTGATCGTCCTGGTGGCGATCTCGTCATTCGCATTCATGGCGATGACGTCGTGCCTTGTGGCGCGAATGAACAACCCGATCGCGCCGCGGGCGCTGTTCGGCATGCTCAACACGCTGCTCTACTTTCCGAGCGGCGCGATCTACCCGGTCAAGGCGCTGCCGGGATGGCTCCGCGTCGTGTCGATGATCGACCCGTTCACCTACGCCGTGCACGCGTTGCGAGTGCTGCTGCTCAAGGGAGCGGCCGTGACAGTCATTCTGCCCGATATCCTCTTCCTTCTCGGTTTCGCCGTGCTGATGTTTGCCGGATCGGTAATGCTCTTCCGGAGGACGTTGTGA